Genomic window (Castor canadensis chromosome X, mCasCan1.hap1v2, whole genome shotgun sequence):
atatctatatataaaaatgaattaaaataaaatggaaaatagaatatttaaaaaaaaaaaaccaaaaaacttccaagtttatatgcaatgcagtttcagtcttaataatttgggtgtccgtctcaatctccagtcctggagttggtgcctcagatgttgttctgtagttgtctcatcaaaggggatgcataaagtagaacaaaactacacactgacacacacacacacacacacacacacacacacacaaaaaagccccaccatgtgtccccagttcaaatgcagtacagtttcagtaagtttttcagcttgcaggtgtaattcggttgttctctcatcaaaggtagggagaaaaagaaaaaaaagcgtctggagacagttctgagaatggtatctgcaactgtggcttgcctgcctgctgctctcagcctgtagctggcagcgttatttatgcagatctctgggatgagctagcactcacctggtcccacaggctttgtttgctcagagttctcctgtgcgggagcctctgctacaggctttcccctttccaagcactgggaaaggtgacactgcccggcgttgtcaggcctgcgtgtttatttacagttcatgtgggagcccctctcctctgaagttttcctcccactgccactttcagcagctttcctgctcctgcttactgggcggtgctgctgctcctgccggccaccatgtttgtttacagttcacgtgggcagtgggtctttcctcctctcacaagcttccctgctcctggttgctgggcacgcgccccgctcccgccagaggctctctggcccgcccgtttatttacagtcccgggaaggattcccttcccccaatcttcagcgctcagggtgccccaccctctttccagcgtgtcttaactgttcttattgcttattactcagtttctcttttttttttcccgggtggaggtcagtctgtccagggggctatgctgctctggcccaggcttgtctgtggggctaccgcggtaccgcgaagctcacctggtccacgtcttcccaagccatatgggcgccggccactggcggccccaggggccctcctcgtttctccatttaacgtgaagtggagattctctgcatcggctggagatgtggaggggtcaaagttatgccttttcttggtgattatgcctgcaaagtgtgtctccagtgtctctccaagatttcactataggagggtcgctttcttcttcctacctctagccgccatcttggaatctctgtaagaacttttgtaaatgtcataatgtacccccagtatgacagtaataaaaataaatttaaaaataatacaagggggaaaagaataaagagagcagagaaaaagaagtcGGTAAATCTTAGACTTTATGGCACCTAGAATGTTGTAATTGTAATAAATGATATTTGAACATCTGCACATTGAACCTTAGAAGCTAAATTAACAACTCAACTTTTCAGGGAAACTATACAGATACTTGACAGTCTTCTAAATGTCAAGtcagaaagaatatggaaaataTGGTTACCTATCAGATTTAATTATTCTAGTGAAAACGAACACATAATTCTATGATAAAATTAACCTCTGCTGTATCTGTACTCTAGTTCAGTGGAAAATTTAGCCTGTGGCCTagctttttcatcttttctctgtcACAAGCCTATGTAATTTGGTATATAATAATAGAAACAATCCAAGAATCATTTATCTTCTCTTTATGCTTCCtcctttatataaaaaataaaaaatttactcaTTTACTTCTTTCAGAGTTAAAATTGAGCTGACAGAGTTTATTGCCTACACTACATAATTGAAACTTGGGCTATGAGCTATGAATGCTGATTCGTTTGGCACCATTACATTGCTGTATGATTGAGTACATGCTATATACATTTTCtaagtgatagatagatagatagatagatagacagatagatgatagcaagcaagcaagctatacatatatgtatgataggtacatatatgcacaaatgtatataaagattggtatatgtgtatatgaagaaCTATggatattatataataaaatttgtccactttaattttatacttcaacaatttttaatgaatttactGAGTTGTTATAATCCTGTATTACAGCTTTTTCATCACCTTAGTAAGATCCTTCATATCCATTTACTAAACCTACTTTCTATTTCTAGAAATTCAACTATTCTGGACGTTTAATATCAATGGAATCACATAAGTAGTCTTCTTTgtgtctggctaatttcacttagataactattttcaaggttcatctatgtcATTACCATGAATTGGAACTTCAatcatttttattgctaaatgttccattatatatatatataaatgtacatatatatatatatatgtatatatttactgcTTACTTGCTCATTAGTTAATTGACACTtcattgttttccagtttttagttatgaataatgctgctatgaacctTCACTGGAAAATCTTTGTGTTTGCATTTCTCTTGGTAGATacctaaaaatagaatttctggGAACCAATGGGATTGAATGGAAAATTATGTTTAACTTCTTTATaaactgccaaattgttttccaaaatgggtaTTCCATTTCACATTCATTTCCATCAGCAAGTGTGGGTGTTCTTATTTTCTACATCCTCATgatcatttgttattttctgtccTTATTATAGTCATTCTGGGTGAGATAAGTATTTTTTCATTACATTAAGGTGGTGGAACAGATGGCCTGTTAGAATGTTTAGACACTGTATTGCATAATATATAAACGAAATGAAAGACAAGGTTATCGACaccttataaattataattaggtAACTATTGGATACAGGGCAGCCTTTTTAAATGAGCTCTTACAACATGTTGGGTTaatattttcttgtattatttctcAGAAAAGACTGTAAAGGGTCAAGTCAGGATGTACTTAAAAGTGAAGATTCACTGACCATGGAATTGGATTTGGCCATACCATATTTCCAAGAACTAATAATCAAGAAATCATTTGGACAGGAAACTGAAGATATTTCTTTGGAGTTAGTGTCTTCTCCTCAGGACAGGGATTCAATCTTGATTGAAGACAAATCAGACACTCAGTATAACACTATAGTGAACAGGTATACAATCTATTCCTTTTCTAACCTATGGGTCCTTTACATGCCTTTCagcaaaatatttattcttttattttttcatagtctGGCACTTGGATAGAGCTAAAGAAAGGCAGGATATAATAATTGCTTTTATAGTCTTTGAAGAATACCTCTGTTCTCTCATGTTCCTTTATGTGAAGCCCAGAAACATAATTTAGAATGTTGATGGGGACTTGGACCCCAAATTTAGGTTGCCTAATTCTATACTATACTAATGGTTATACAGTTGAATATTGCGTTGAGCCTACTTTCACTTTGAAACCTTAACCAGTCAGACGGTTTTAAGGTAAATACTGAATTATGGTCAACACCTGAACAGGTATTTAGCTCTCTGGTGTATAGCTAGTGTTTCTGAGGAAATTTGGATATTAATTTTCAAACACATATTCTTCTGAAGTTAAAAAATTACCTGTTTAAAGACACAGAAAATTACCTGTTAACCCAAAGCATAATATTATAGTGAGGGAAGCAATATATGATTAAGGAAACATTTCCTTTAGGCACCTTCATTCCTACCATTATCATTGTCTTATACTACAGATGCTTTACTCCTTGGTAATATGTTTTGTGTCTCTCCTTCTGTGGTATTCTGAAAATAAGAGCCAAATATTGGTAGTGTAAAATACCCCATCTTATATCCAAAATATGCTCTGAAAGTAGAGTGAAACCTCCTATGTGGCACAGAGCTATAAGGAAATAACTCTTCATTTCCTGAAACTAGGAGGTTATGCATGCTTCAGCAGAAATACTACTAAATTGGAGCTACAAAGGCACTATTGTCAGTAAATCTctacccatgaaaaccctgagtgGTATGTGGAGGAGGGTTGTCAGCCTGAGTTTTACCTTCATCAGCAGTGCTTACATTTGTATTATTCCCTTCTACTAACCCTGATTTATTGTTCAACTCCAGAGAGACAAAGGTCATGTGTGGGACTTGGTAGACATTTTCACATAAATAGCTTCCTGAGAAACACACCCAAAAGGCAGCCCTATTGTAAGCTTCCTCAGCTTTATCCCAAACTTCAGTTTGAACCCTCAGACCTGTACTAAAAACAACTActataaacaatgaaataatcTTCATCCTTTCAGGACACTGGATCTCCTCAGAACCTTAACTCATCATGGAAAATCTGTTGATTAAGATGATTATTTTGAGTTGCTTTAGCATTGCCTGAGTTGGCCACCAAAGCTGAGTTCAAGTCCTCAGGTTGAGAACTTGATAGAGAACGCTATAGGGAAGACCAAAGGCTCCCTATGGTCATGACATGTAAGAAGTTAATGGTACTTTGCACTCTCAAAGTCAGGTTATATAGTAACAATTGATAATAATACAGGAAGAGGTCCTCAGGGCACCTAATTTTCCTAGTAAATGGCACCATAAaatgaagtcaagagcttaaaaGCTCCATTGGGTAAAGTCAAAATTTGCAATTTGTTTTCGCTCACCAAAGTGGACAACTGACATATGTCCACTTCCTCAAATCTGTGGGTCTTATCTATTAATGAGTTTCAGACTTAGTGTTGTTCACTGGAAGGAATAATTATTTCAAAGTCAAAGTTTGGAGTATATAGACTCATAAATGGAAAGACCATCGAGGTCGTTTGGATTGACTATCTAAATTGTTGTGGCACCTTGTAGCACTTTTCTGATGGGAGATGGTGATTTATCATCTTTACTTGGCATTAAATGGGGGAAAAAGATACCCTATGGCTATTGATAACTGTACCTGGTTGAAGAGTACTCCCTATTCAGGCTTCCTAGGGAACAGACTATTTTGTTTATTCTGGGCTTcttcacattgaaaactctgGTATGTTACTTACAAGTAGACTACTCTGAGTTATAACCAATGAATTATGTGCTGAAATCTTCTGAATAACATTAGGCTTTATGGTCTGAAAGTGAAATATCTATAACAGAAAAATGTCATGTGGTTTGTGGTTTCTTGGTTGAGGACCTGCCATAACCTGTGCaatttattatgtttatggaaTTTTCTCAAAGATTGGCTCCTGTATGTTAGGTTACCATTTTTTCCATACACCTTCATTCTACTTGGCAGCAGAGCTTGTTGATTCCCCACCCCTCCATTTTTCATTTAAGGGATGAAATGCACTGTACTGAAGGAAATCTGGTAGAGCTAAAGTCATTGCCGTGTAGGAAGAAAGTGAATTATGACTCTGATCTTGTCAGTGAGGTAAGCCTGTCAATTCATTTGTGAGACTACTGTATTTATACAGACTGTTCCAAAAGGTGAATGATATGTAACAACTGGCACTTACAATATTAGGCCTGGAATTCAAGAACACTTGAGTTCTTACCTtggcttttccttttatttagtaTATGTGTTTCTCTTGGTTTTCTGaaccagaaaatgaaaaagttgCATCTCTCTTCTTCATAGTAATATCACAATTTATGTCTTATTATGTGGTGGTTTTTCTTTATGTAATCACTTTAAAAAGTCAGTATGAAATAGTATCCCTTTGTGTAGAATTTGATGCTTTgataattgtttttcatttaccTAAGTTCCTCTTCTTGTCACATGATCCCTCACTGTTGCATAAAAACCTTTtaccagccaggcaccagtagctcacacttgtaatcctagctacttgggagggtaagatcgggagaattgtggttcaagtccagcctgggcaaatagtttgtgagaccccatctccaaaataaccagagcaaaatggattagaggtgtggctccagtggtaaagcgTTTTCTTTGTAagcgcaaaaccctgagttcaaactctagtcccacaaaATATGTTTCTCCCCATGGTAACTAAAGATATAGAATTTAAGCTATTATATGTAAAGGACCttgtttataattcttttttttttttttggtttttagtcaGTCAGTTGTGAACTTCCTACTTTGATGACAAACAAAATTGAAACTTCACTCAATATGGATGTCATGTCAGAAACAGACGTAAGATTAATTTTTCCTCTCTGTTATTGCTTTTCACACCATCCAGCTGTGAGGCCCTGTATTATACATTTACTAATAAAGACTGGCATGATTGTAGATTATTAGCAGGAAAACTTTTCAGTTAAGTGAATGATGTAAAATGGATTAAGGCATGCCATCTATATTCTCCTACCTCCCTACTCATATTCTTTCTCATCTGCCTTAATATTAACTAACTACAAAAAAATTACAGCCCAGATTGGTACTTTTACAAGGTTTTTAGAAGACTGGCTAATGAAGTAGAAATTTAGTGAGAACATTTGATAAAGGGAAAATCTGTATATTCAGACTATGACATAGATAAATATCTGAATATTAAATGTGCTACTGTATTGTGAATAGGTAGCCAAATTTCATCTCTACAAGAAATCATGCATTTTGACTGGACTGAGTCAGGTAGTAAATGGCCAAAATTATGACAGGAAATTGTAAGAggacaaaaaaaacccagggaatctggtttttttaaaattgtctttattAAGCTCTTCCTCAACCTCCTGCGAATAGTAAGGAAATCTGATTCTTAGCAGACGGTTGTCTTTAATAGGGTACTTACAGGTGTCTTTCTCTTAACTTACTAATGTCATATTGTTGCTGCTGCTATTTTAAGACAAAACTAAAGCCCTTCTACTTTCCCATAACTGTTTTTTCCAGTTAGGGAAGATCTCCAGATGGAACTATTATTTTTTGTTGACCAGTTAGTAATGGGGCTAGATCCTGAGGACATTGGTTCTTGCTGTATTGTTTAGCTAGGATGACTTAAAAgaagtgttcttttcttttggccaGACATAGTAAGCATGTTTGGGTTTCATCATTCAGGTTCAAACACTCAGGTTCAAATCTAATATTTACTATGTTTGGTTCTATCTTGGCAGATAAATATTGGTCAATACTAGTTCAAGCTAAGGGACAAATGGACTTACATTGTATAGTAATTCAGCTCAATattatgaattaatttttctcccttctaTCAAAGAGCAGTTAGTAAAGAAAACTGTGacctttataaaacaaaacaattggAGATGTCTTCCCTCAATTCTTTTTAACCTCTCAAGAGATAGGCGTTTTTTTAAAGGTGCTgaggcttgaactgagggctttacCCTAAACCCCTATTCTCAAGATAGTTTTTTTACCTTGAGTATTTAACATCATGATAAAGATTCTAGTGTTTTCTCTTCCTATCTAGAATCTAAGTTTAATGAAAATTGAAGAAGGAGAGAACAGTCCACTTGGAGCCAATGGGAAAAAAGGTATAAAATACTATTTGTAGAGGGAACAAAAGATGTATGTCCTAGTCCCAGCCCCACAACTTGCTATACAGATGACCATTGGCAAATCATTTAACCTCTGTGAACCCAAGTTTACTCTTATGTAAACtaaggataataataatagttcTTATTTCATACATTCTTCTGAATattaaataagtacatgaaagagcCCTGATAGCTACTATATAAACTTCAGGGAGAATTATATTATGTTGCTTCTGATTTTAATACAAAACATCAGCGGAATGTGCTATAATGAGTTTGGGGTTTTCACATGATATCCAAAGAAGTTCTTTCTCAGAAAGTAGGTCCTTTGTACTCTAGTAAGTCTAGTCCTCCACGGTTAGCCTTAGATATTATGGGCAGTGTATCCTGCCAACATCTATATTCCAATGGCTAGTGCTGTTCTtaaatccaaaaacaaattttGATGTAATTACATCACATTCTtctacaaaaacattaaaaagatagaaatagGAGATATATTAGGAAAGGCTGATATATTAACTTCTAAGACCAGAGGCAATATTATTCATGGTTAAGATAGCCAGTTTGGAGAGTATGACTCAGAGAGTGGGAGGATAACCCTCATTCTGTTCTATGATGCATTTAATAGTGTTAAGACTTGTAAATTATGCTTTGTCTTACTCTTTCTCTTCCCACATCACGTATAACAAAGCATTGTCTCTCCACAGACAAGCAGGTGAtacaatacaagaaaaaaaacctgCTTTCCCTGTTAGATGATGTGCCGATAAGCGATTTTGCAGAAAGACTTCAACAATCTAATGACCTCCTTTTGGATGATCTGAAGAACCCATCGAATGTTTCACCAGATTTAGGTCACCATGATTATATAACCCTGAATATTTCTTCTCCACAAGAAGGTGTTGCAAATCCCATTGAAAATTTGGTGCCCCAGTTATGTATGGAAACCAGTGGGGAATCCAATGTgctcccttttttcttcctcaacCCTGCTACCAATTTTTTTGATGAGTACATTGAAATTGAGCCTtctacttaaatttattttgagcCCCACACAATCTAGCTTCCTGTTGGAAAACAGATAGGAACCTTTGACTGTCTGGGATGTTTCCCTTCATCTCTTAACTTCTCTATCTTAAAAATGTGGTTAAATTTGTTGCCTCTTGGTAGCTAAGTAAGGTTTGACAATTGGAATAGAATTCAAACCACACAAAAAAGATAGGAAATACATCAAAGTTAGGAGggctaattttttaaagttctaaaaCCAACATTCTTATACTACCTTACTTTTGTCCAGAATAGAAATTCATGTTAAATACCACAAAGTGTAGTAGTTTTCTGAATAATTAGCAATTTTATATGGAAAACAAATTATGTCATTTCAAGGCTTCTTAGAACAGTTAAATCTGGTTTGAAAAGCAATGTTTTTTGTTAATACTGAAAAGGATGGCACTAAGTTTTTCCTAGATTTTATtagtacatttattttatacctttTCTACTTTAatctacttttattatttatataattttttattcttaagtAAAATTGGAATTTCAACCAAAATGGTATTTTTATATACTAGTGGTGGTCTATTGCTCTAGCCAAAGGGTTCTCTTTGCTTAGTGTGTTTAATACCACCTAAAACCTTGTGTAAGAATGTATCTCTAGTCAAGTTGTTTCCCAAAGCATAAGGAAACCAAGAAGAAGCTGTTTATTAGAAATTAAGGTGACAGATTCAATTAaccatttctcttctttatctcccATCTCTGCATCCATCTCTCTAGTTGCTTCAGGTATAGTTTGACATGTATGTAATTCTTTGGTAATCATGCATCAGAAATATTGGTGCTTTTCATTAACATGGAGCAGTTTTCATACAAACTTTCCCCACAGTAGCATTCATATTTATCCAAACAATGGGCAACACAACATATAGGCACTGTATCATCTGTTTTTAGTAGAAGAAGCATTGTAAAACAAGTGCAAGATTTGGGGGTTTAAAACTGAATACAGAAACTATAAGCTAAATTCTTAAAGAGATCAAATTATGCCATTTTCCTATGGTTCTACTCCATCTGCTAAACTacaaatttacttattttgtgcTTCTTCCATTTCACAAAGTGTCACATGTGCTTCCATACCCTCTCCAATGAAGTCAATTTTCAaggaaagaaaggattttgtcattgttttcaaccagtacatctttaaaaagaatatgCTCACTTCTTAAATAATAGAGTAGTTTAGAGTGAATCTGGCATGCTTCTAAAATTGAAAAAGTTTTGTCACTATAATGTTACTCCACATGTtgcataaaattaataaagaaccATGCATGCATTTTCTAGTGTCATCTTTGGTGTAAACTGTGCTCTCTGATAAAAAGTAATGCAGCTTCTACACTGCATGTGCATGTAAGTATGAGGATGTGTAAAACCATGTGGATttgtttttgcattatttttttcacttcaaaAAATGTACTAGAATGAGTTCTGTCCAGTTGTATGGTTCTATGCAAGGTAAAAACACCACAGAGTCATATGTATCACAATTCAACATAAGCCAAAGTAAGCTGGATTGATAGGTGGTCCTATGATAACCAGACTGTTGAGAGttctaaagaaataataaagggaaAACTAGAGTTGAGAATGGCATAGCTAGAAAGAGGTTGGTAAAGTAGTCCAAGCTCATAGTTCAGGAGTTTATATTTTAATCTAATCAACAATAGGACGCAACCAAGAATATCTAAGGACTGAAACAAGAACCAGATCTGGCTATGGATTGGACAATTTTATGAATCTAACATTTATAAGTCTACAAAATGTATACTGTTTTCTCGGGGCTTGCAGTCCATACTAAATAATAACATCTTTTGCTGCTAGCCTTACGCAAAGACCAAATGACTGAGGGGTCTTAATGTTTACATAGAGAATATTaaacctgggcttttctttgatcTGGTAAGATTTGTTTTAAACACATCACCACAATGATTTGGATAGCCTGTAGAAGAAAATGAATCACTATGCTGACTGTTATGGCCATCAAAAAATGATCTTGGTAAATCGTCCTAATGCCAAATCACTAAGGATGTTCCATGAACGTGGGTTTTGCTTCTCTCCTCCTCCAAAGAGTCATGGTCCCTTCTCTCACCCCAGGTAACTACCCTAACTGCTCCATGGACGTTCCTATCAGGGCACAGATGTGAGAAAGTATAAAATGTTCCATTGGACAAAACTCAGTTACATAGGAAGCTACATATTCCCCCAAATTAAAAATACCATGTGCAAtctgaaatatataatttaatatgttTTGGTATTAACTCAATTTCTTAATGAAGACTTAGAAGCTATTTATAGCTGCCTCTAGGATTTGAAATTATGAAAGGATTCATCTCATACAATGGAAAACTTTCAAATGATTTAGCTATTTTACTTTCCTTGTACTAAGGGCATTGTCCTTCAAAAAATGAGTATTGATAgatgtgattttatttatatatttaaatttttttaaattattttttattcacatgtgcatacattatttgggtcatttctcccctctgcccccctcccccaccctctccccccttacccctcagttccaagcaggtcatgttctgcctttatcactagttttgttgaagaaaagagacaagcctaatgaggacgacaaagtgtttttgctagttgagttgaggatagctatacagaaatattcctagcattgctttcgtgtacacgtgttatgacccatgttgattcatctctaattgatcttcaCCCTAGTTACTGATTCCCTTtgcatgataacctctgttgctttaaggtttctgtattagttcctctggagtggggacatcaaacactttcatgttttgggtttcctacctatttgtatatcaccgaaatgtgctctccccttatcatgtgatccaagtccaaccacattgctacatttgccctagatctaaagtccacatatgagggagaacatatgatttttggtcttctgagcttggctgacctcactcagaatgatgttctctagttccatccatttacctgcaaatgataagatttcattcttgttcatggctgagtaaaattccattgtgtacaagtaccacattttcttgacccattcatcagtagtgaggcatcttggttgtttccataacttggctattgtgaatagtgccgcaataagcatggatgtgcaggtgcctctggagtaatctgtgttgtatttctttgggtatatccccaggagtgtgattgctggataatatggcaggtctatgtttagatttttaaggagtctacaaatttttttccagagtggttgcaccagcttgcattcccaccagcagtggattagggttcttttttccccacatcctcgccaacacatgttggtggtggtgtttttgatgatggctattctaatgggtgaggtggaatcttactgtggtttcgatttgcatttcctttatggctagagatggtgagcattttttcatgtgttttttgccatttgaatttcttcttttgagaaagttctattaagttcagttgcccactttttaattagttcattaattttaggagagtttagtttcttaagttccatgtatattctggttatcagtcccttgtctgatgtataggtagcaaatattttctcccactctgtgggtggtctcttcagtttagagaccatttcttttgttgtgcagaagctctttaattatatgaagtcccatttctccatcctttctcttagttgctgggctgctggggttctatcaaggaagtccttgcttatacctattagttccaaagtgtttcctactccttcctttagtaacttcagagtttcagatctgatatttaggtccttgatccattttgagttgatactagcacagggtgatagacatggatctagtttcagtttcttgcagatggttaaccactttccccagcaacatttgttgaagaggctgtcttttctccatcatatgtttttggcacctttgtcaaaaatgaggtgggtatagttgtgtggattcatatctggatcttctattctgttccactggtcttcaggtctgtttttatgccagtaccatgctgtttttattgctattgctttgtaatatagttggaagtcaggtattgtgatacctccagcattgctctttttgctgagtattgccttggctattcacaatctcttgtgttttcaaatgaaacacaagagggtaaatttttcaatcgctgatgaaagtcattgggattttgatgtgaattgcattaaacaggtagattgcttttggtagtataaccattttacaatgttgattctaccaatccctgagcacgggagatctttccatcttctgtaatcttccttgaactctttcttcaggagtttgtagttctccttatagagttcattcacaacttttgttaaataaactcctagttattttattttttttgaggctattgtgaatggaattgttttcttatattccttctcagtttgttcattgttggtgtatgattttgtaggttgatt
Coding sequences:
- the LOC141419468 gene encoding heat shock factor protein 3-like, whose amino-acid sequence is MDSDGNSFHIVDEQAFAKEVLPKYFKHNNISSFIRQLHIYGFRKVIAMDSGRSSQDKVPMEFQHPLFKRGEACLLGDIKRKVPTVKTEDVRIYTDKLQRMLTETQELRNKQSNMDAKFAELKKEHAALWLEMTKLRKKYCEQQKLLTQILQFILGLMSGKHKNRKRSLPVISGATAAKCARQYFHIPEEKKKEAVEILKDGYAIIEDKYKILLDRTLPILKDESKSLVSSVDQASRDDRKDCKGSSQDVLKSEDSLTMELDLAIPYFQELIIKKSFGQETEDISLELVSSPQDRDSILIEDKSDTQYNTIVNRDEMHCTEGNLVELKSLPCRKKVNYDSDLVSESVSCELPTLMTNKIETSLNMDVMSETDNLSLMKIEEGENSPLGANGKKDKQVIQYKKKNLLSLLDDVPISDFAERLQQSNDLLLDDLKNPSNVSPDLGHHDYITLNISSPQEGVANPIENLVPQLCMETSGESNVLPFFFLNPATNFFDEYIEIEPST